In Paenibacillus sp. FSL R7-0345, a single window of DNA contains:
- a CDS encoding tetratricopeptide repeat protein: MTTGEQQRYRFSEAPIWELQRAYYEQLGMQAWKNDQVPQYITSNPMIGTAYAEMILGFLQDRAARGETREPVIILELGAGAGRFAFHTLHKLSELIQYAGITLPPFKYVMSDLPLKNITGWQQHPRLIPFVEQGILDFARFDAVADTELKLVHSGQVIEPGSLAQPLLVIANYFFDSIQQELLYVDEGKIFDCEVSLKYPEQADTMTTSEVLRDIVPEYHYVRAAAYEELDYPFQEVVSFYQHHLEDSHILFPAAALSCMERLNSLSKEGFMLLTADKGDHRLENWEFLEPPQLMHHGSISLTANYHALQYYFERRGAQTLFTPHHYKNLNVGCMLMLKDPEAHVQTRLAYRRSVERFGPDDFFSMKLWIDNNYDSMGLQQMLAFWRLGGYDAELFIQSAERISSLLPDAHDEELLDLQLGIRMMWDGYYPMPQKYDLALDTGLLLFEMDQYGESRRYLELSLAEGDEEPVVTVLYCLAICCYELEDDAGALEYTRKALVIEPDHEEALDLLNALLEG; this comes from the coding sequence ATGACAACAGGTGAACAACAACGATACCGCTTCAGCGAAGCCCCGATCTGGGAGCTGCAGCGCGCTTATTATGAACAGCTTGGCATGCAGGCCTGGAAAAACGACCAGGTGCCGCAATACATTACCAGCAATCCGATGATTGGAACAGCTTATGCCGAGATGATTCTGGGCTTCCTGCAGGACCGGGCAGCCCGCGGGGAGACCAGAGAGCCGGTTATTATACTGGAGCTGGGCGCAGGTGCCGGCCGCTTTGCCTTCCATACCCTGCACAAGCTGAGCGAATTGATTCAATATGCGGGAATTACCCTGCCGCCGTTCAAGTACGTTATGAGCGATCTCCCGCTCAAAAACATCACCGGCTGGCAGCAGCATCCGCGGCTGATTCCGTTTGTCGAGCAAGGGATTCTTGACTTCGCCCGTTTCGATGCTGTAGCGGATACGGAGCTGAAGCTCGTGCATAGCGGACAGGTAATAGAGCCGGGCAGTCTTGCACAGCCGCTGCTGGTTATCGCCAACTACTTCTTTGACAGCATTCAGCAGGAGCTGCTGTATGTGGATGAGGGCAAAATTTTTGACTGCGAGGTGTCCCTGAAGTATCCGGAGCAGGCGGACACGATGACTACTTCTGAAGTGCTCAGGGATATCGTGCCGGAATATCATTACGTCCGTGCCGCCGCCTATGAGGAATTGGACTATCCGTTTCAGGAGGTAGTCTCGTTCTACCAGCATCATCTGGAGGATTCGCATATTCTGTTCCCTGCGGCGGCACTGTCCTGTATGGAGCGGCTGAACAGCCTGTCCAAGGAAGGCTTTATGCTGCTGACTGCAGATAAGGGTGATCACCGGCTGGAGAACTGGGAATTCCTCGAGCCGCCGCAGCTGATGCATCACGGCAGCATCTCGCTTACGGCTAACTATCATGCGCTGCAGTATTATTTTGAGCGGAGGGGTGCACAGACCCTGTTCACTCCGCATCATTATAAGAATCTGAACGTCGGCTGCATGCTGATGCTGAAGGACCCGGAAGCCCATGTGCAGACCCGGCTGGCTTACCGGCGGAGTGTAGAACGGTTCGGACCGGATGACTTCTTCAGCATGAAGCTGTGGATTGATAATAATTATGACTCGATGGGACTGCAGCAGATGCTGGCATTCTGGCGGCTGGGCGGCTATGATGCCGAGCTGTTCATCCAGAGCGCAGAGCGGATTTCAAGCTTATTGCCGGATGCCCATGACGAGGAGCTGCTAGATCTTCAGCTGGGGATCCGGATGATGTGGGACGGGTATTACCCGATGCCGCAAAAATACGATCTGGCCCTGGACACCGGCCTGCTGCTGTTTGAAATGGATCAGTACGGGGAGTCGCGCCGGTATCTGGAGCTGTCTCTGGCCGAGGGCGATGAGGAGCCGGTCGTGACGGTGCTCTACTGTCTGGCTATCTGCTGCTATGAGTTGGAGGATGATGCAGGCGCGCTGGAGTATACCCGGAAGGCGCTGGTTATCGAGCCGGATCATGAAGAAGCGCTTGATCTGCTGAATGCGCTCCTTGAGGGCTAA
- a CDS encoding glutamine--tRNA ligase/YqeY domain fusion protein, whose protein sequence is MKDLSAATGVAGATLDDKAAPVENFMEKLIREDVEIGVFGREICTRFPPEPNGYLHIGSAFAIHTNYDLARKFGGTFNLRFDDTNPLKENMEYVKAIIEDLEWLGCSPGERIYYGSDYSEQIYESAVTLIRKGKAYVCELSPEEVTTYRGTLTQPGLNSPYRDRPVEENLALFAGMRQGDYPSGAMVLRAKIDMGSPNINLRDPILYRIIHAPHYRTGDEWCVYPMYDFAHPIQDAIEGVTHSLCSLEFKDHRPLYEWVLNELDIPEPPRQREFGRVNLTGVVTSKRYLRELVAGGYVEGWDDPRLPTLRGLRRRGFTPESIKRFVTEIGMVRSQSMVDFSLLEHVLRQDLKASAPAVMAVLEPLKIVITNYTGPETKLLSLDNNSENPELGSREVPFSGTLYIEREDFMEHPVPGFRRLIPGGEVRLKGAYIIKCNEVIKDPVTGEISELRCTYDPETRSGSAMSGRKVKGTVHWVSASHAVPAEVNLYEKLLKVGEGPKNESEAWEGVLNPDSVRTLNHCLVEPYVLEALALERFQFIRHGYFTADNKHCSTEHLVFNRIVPLKDGWKGKK, encoded by the coding sequence ATGAAGGATTTATCTGCAGCAACAGGCGTGGCAGGCGCGACCCTAGATGATAAGGCAGCACCCGTTGAGAATTTTATGGAAAAGCTGATCAGGGAGGATGTGGAGATCGGAGTGTTCGGCAGGGAAATCTGCACCCGGTTTCCGCCGGAGCCCAACGGTTATCTCCATATCGGCAGCGCGTTTGCCATCCATACCAACTATGATCTGGCCCGTAAATTCGGCGGTACGTTTAATCTGCGTTTTGACGATACGAATCCCTTAAAAGAGAACATGGAATACGTGAAGGCGATCATCGAGGATCTGGAGTGGCTGGGCTGTAGTCCGGGAGAGCGGATTTATTACGGCTCTGACTATTCGGAGCAGATCTATGAAAGTGCCGTGACCCTGATCCGTAAAGGAAAAGCTTATGTCTGCGAACTGTCCCCGGAGGAAGTGACAACCTACAGGGGCACATTGACGCAGCCCGGCCTGAACAGCCCGTATCGTGACCGCCCGGTGGAGGAGAATCTGGCCTTGTTCGCCGGAATGCGGCAGGGAGATTACCCTTCTGGAGCCATGGTGCTCCGGGCCAAAATCGACATGGGCTCACCCAACATCAACCTCCGCGACCCGATTCTCTACCGGATCATTCATGCGCCGCATTACCGGACCGGGGATGAATGGTGTGTGTACCCGATGTATGATTTTGCCCATCCGATCCAGGATGCAATCGAGGGAGTGACCCATTCGCTGTGCTCGCTGGAGTTCAAGGATCACCGGCCGCTGTATGAGTGGGTGCTGAATGAACTGGATATCCCCGAGCCGCCGCGGCAAAGGGAGTTCGGCAGAGTCAACCTGACCGGAGTCGTTACCAGCAAAAGATACCTCCGTGAGCTGGTGGCCGGCGGCTATGTAGAAGGCTGGGATGATCCGCGGCTGCCGACCCTGCGCGGGCTGCGCAGACGGGGCTTTACACCGGAGAGCATCAAACGGTTTGTTACGGAAATCGGGATGGTTCGCAGCCAGTCGATGGTGGATTTTTCTTTGCTGGAGCATGTACTGAGACAGGATCTGAAGGCAAGCGCTCCTGCGGTAATGGCTGTGCTGGAACCGCTCAAGATAGTGATCACCAACTATACCGGACCGGAGACTAAGCTGCTGAGTCTGGATAACAATAGTGAGAACCCGGAGCTGGGTTCAAGAGAGGTACCTTTCAGCGGCACCCTTTACATTGAACGGGAAGACTTTATGGAGCATCCGGTGCCGGGCTTCCGCCGGCTGATTCCGGGCGGTGAAGTGCGCCTGAAGGGTGCGTATATCATCAAGTGCAACGAAGTGATCAAAGACCCGGTAACCGGGGAGATCAGCGAGCTGCGCTGCACCTATGATCCGGAGACCAGGAGCGGCAGCGCGATGAGCGGGCGGAAGGTCAAAGGAACGGTCCACTGGGTATCCGCCAGCCATGCGGTACCTGCCGAAGTGAATTTGTATGAGAAGCTGCTGAAGGTTGGCGAAGGGCCGAAGAACGAAAGCGAAGCCTGGGAGGGTGTCCTCAATCCGGATTCCGTCCGGACTTTGAACCACTGTCTGGTCGAGCCCTATGTGCTCGAAGCACTGGCGCTGGAGAGATTCCAGTTCATCCGCCACGGCTATTTTACCGCTGACAACAAGCATTGCAGCACGGAGCATCTGGTGTTCAACCGGATTGTGCCACTGAAGGACGGGTGGAAGGGGAAGAAGTAG